The Alphaproteobacteria bacterium genome has a segment encoding these proteins:
- a CDS encoding glutathione S-transferase, with translation MITVHHLNNSRSQRILWALEELGVDYEIKRYEREPSMQAPASLRAVHPLGKAPVISDGERTLAESGAILEYLAETYGDGRLRPAAGTPELLRYRYFLHYAEGSLMPLLLMKLVFGRLPARVPWFMKPVARAIAAGADKTLLNPQFGNHFMFLESELQKHEWFAGAAFTAADIQMSFPLEAAAARSPLFRQLPKLSAFVERIHARPAYKRALDKGGAYELLK, from the coding sequence ATGATCACCGTCCACCACCTCAACAACTCGCGCTCGCAGCGCATCCTGTGGGCGCTGGAGGAGCTGGGCGTCGACTACGAGATCAAGCGCTACGAGCGCGAGCCCTCGATGCAGGCGCCGGCCTCGCTGCGCGCCGTGCATCCGCTGGGCAAGGCGCCGGTGATCAGCGACGGCGAGCGGACGCTGGCCGAATCGGGCGCGATCCTCGAATACCTCGCCGAGACCTACGGCGACGGCCGGCTCAGGCCCGCCGCCGGCACGCCGGAGCTGCTGCGCTACCGCTACTTCCTGCACTACGCCGAAGGCTCGCTGATGCCGCTGCTGCTCATGAAGCTGGTGTTCGGCCGCCTGCCCGCGCGCGTGCCGTGGTTCATGAAGCCGGTGGCCAGAGCGATCGCCGCCGGCGCCGACAAGACGCTGCTCAACCCGCAATTCGGCAATCACTTCATGTTCCTCGAGAGCGAGCTGCAGAAGCACGAGTGGTTCGCCGGCGCGGCGTTCACCGCCGCCGACATCCAGATGAGCTTCCCGCTGGAAGCCGCGGCGGCGCGCTCGCCGCTGTTCAGGCAGCTGCCGAAGCTCTCGGCCTTCGTCGAGCGCATCCACGCCCGCCCCGCCTACAAACGCGCGCTCGACAAGGGCGGCGCCTACGAATTGCTGAAGTGA
- a CDS encoding carotenoid oxygenase family protein produces the protein MAKAFPDHPFLRGYYAPLHMECDADHLPITGEIPKALCGTLYRNGPNPQFAPRGFYHWFAGDGMLHAFHLEDGRVSYRNRWVRTPKWELEHKAGEALIGAFGNPMWTDQKHWGFDSTLANTNVVWHGDRLLALEEAHAPFEVDAKTLMPKGYRDWNGEVGRFTAHPKIDPRNGDMVAFAYAAAGRFTPEVDLIVVGADGTLKRKERFAAPYSSMIHDFVVTERWIILPVFPLTGSMERAMKGQPAFAWEPDKGTHVALIPRDGTVADVKWITGDACYVFHPLNAFDAEGGRIVCDMMKYPVAPLFPRPDGSMPTQHSPKATLVRWTFDPAGTSNSYREEALDDHPGEFPRLDERFACLPNRHGYFQAGVPTETDVEREKRAGLAHIDLATGKVLHWQPDNGDFCGEPIFVPRSDTAAEGDGWLVTTIYRAAENRSDLAVFDATGVDKGPIALAHLSHRVPAGFHGNWRPGAL, from the coding sequence ATGGCCAAGGCTTTCCCCGACCATCCCTTCCTGCGCGGCTACTACGCGCCGCTGCACATGGAGTGCGATGCGGATCATCTGCCGATCACCGGCGAGATCCCGAAGGCGCTCTGCGGCACGCTCTACCGCAACGGGCCCAACCCGCAATTCGCGCCGCGCGGCTTCTATCACTGGTTCGCCGGCGACGGCATGCTGCATGCCTTCCACCTCGAGGACGGCCGCGTCTCCTATCGCAATCGCTGGGTGCGCACGCCCAAATGGGAGCTGGAGCACAAGGCCGGCGAGGCGCTGATCGGCGCCTTCGGCAACCCGATGTGGACCGACCAGAAGCACTGGGGCTTCGACTCGACACTGGCCAACACCAATGTCGTCTGGCACGGCGACCGCCTGCTGGCGCTCGAAGAGGCGCATGCACCCTTCGAGGTCGATGCGAAAACGCTCATGCCGAAAGGCTACCGCGACTGGAACGGCGAGGTCGGCCGCTTCACCGCGCATCCCAAGATCGATCCGCGCAACGGCGACATGGTGGCCTTCGCCTATGCCGCCGCCGGCCGCTTCACGCCCGAGGTCGACCTCATCGTCGTCGGCGCCGATGGCACGCTCAAGCGCAAGGAGCGCTTCGCGGCGCCCTACTCCAGCATGATCCACGACTTCGTCGTCACCGAGCGCTGGATCATCCTGCCGGTGTTCCCGCTGACCGGCTCGATGGAGCGGGCGATGAAGGGCCAGCCGGCCTTCGCCTGGGAGCCCGACAAGGGCACCCATGTCGCGCTGATCCCGCGCGACGGCACGGTGGCCGACGTCAAGTGGATCACCGGCGATGCCTGCTACGTTTTCCATCCGCTCAACGCCTTCGACGCCGAGGGTGGCCGGATCGTCTGCGACATGATGAAGTATCCGGTGGCGCCGCTCTTCCCGCGCCCCGACGGCTCGATGCCGACGCAGCACTCGCCGAAAGCGACCCTGGTGCGCTGGACCTTCGATCCGGCGGGCACGAGCAATTCGTATCGCGAGGAGGCGCTCGACGATCATCCCGGCGAGTTCCCGCGGCTCGACGAGCGCTTCGCCTGCCTGCCCAACCGCCACGGCTATTTTCAGGCCGGCGTGCCGACCGAGACCGATGTCGAGCGCGAGAAGCGCGCCGGGCTGGCGCATATCGACCTGGCGACCGGCAAGGTGCTGCACTGGCAGCCCGACAACGGCGATTTCTGCGGCGAGCCGATCTTCGTGCCGCGCAGCGATACGGCGGCGGAAGGCGATGGCTGGCTGGTGACGACGATCTATCGCGCAGCGGAAAACCGCAGCGATCTCGCGGTGTTCGACGCCACGGGCGTTGACAAGGGGCCGATCGCGCTGGCCCATCTGTCGCACCGCGTGCCCGCCGGCTTCCACGGCAACTGGCGGCCGGGTGCGCTCTGA
- a CDS encoding MFS transporter produces MLPILRPFQDRAIAILWLGMAASTIGEDVFRVAIVWLAVEIAGNQAPLVTAAQNATMLIVGLTAGAIAERWKPDRTMVAVSLMSAAIVMLPVIIGSLYSVTLALLIATVVGLAMLRTFYAPALQSVVPTLVRERDWLQAVNGLLDTTWRLARLLGPAIAALLSAIIPVIHFLTVTAAGMLWAAAAVFSIRARIQRDPADIPKIDPGWRGLLSSMAIGYRLLLFRDRVMTILMLSNAMVNGPWMVTLMLGVALLVKTYDPRFLGIGDLAAYGVVMGAYGVGDLLANLYVGSVRFRRPLQVMYVGYIAMGGGFVLMALATWAIQPDWLLPAMMLTALIAGIGGPFFFIPMITRLQTVFRGADIARVFRIRMALMAGMQLLASLGATVLFERLGVTSTVLASGLFILAVGLAGSFYFGRMFVPPQDSSTGD; encoded by the coding sequence ATGCTGCCCATCCTGCGCCCGTTCCAGGACCGCGCCATCGCCATCCTGTGGCTCGGCATGGCGGCCTCGACCATCGGCGAGGATGTCTTCCGCGTCGCCATCGTCTGGCTCGCCGTCGAGATCGCCGGCAACCAGGCGCCTCTGGTCACCGCGGCGCAGAACGCCACCATGCTGATCGTCGGGCTGACCGCCGGCGCCATCGCCGAGCGCTGGAAGCCCGACCGCACCATGGTCGCGGTGAGCCTGATGTCGGCGGCGATCGTCATGCTGCCGGTGATCATCGGCAGCCTCTACAGCGTCACCCTGGCGCTGCTGATCGCCACCGTGGTCGGGCTGGCGATGCTGCGCACCTTCTACGCCCCGGCCCTGCAATCGGTGGTGCCCACCCTGGTGCGCGAACGCGACTGGCTGCAGGCGGTCAACGGCCTGCTCGACACGACGTGGCGGCTGGCGCGCCTGCTCGGCCCGGCGATCGCCGCGCTGCTCTCGGCGATCATCCCGGTCATCCATTTCCTCACCGTCACGGCGGCGGGCATGCTGTGGGCGGCGGCGGCGGTATTCTCGATCCGCGCGCGCATCCAGCGCGATCCCGCCGACATCCCCAAGATCGATCCGGGCTGGCGCGGACTGCTGTCGAGCATGGCGATCGGCTATCGCCTGCTGCTGTTCCGCGACCGGGTGATGACCATCCTGATGCTGAGCAACGCCATGGTGAACGGGCCGTGGATGGTCACGCTGATGCTCGGCGTGGCGCTGCTGGTGAAGACCTACGACCCGCGTTTCCTCGGCATCGGGGATCTCGCCGCCTATGGCGTGGTCATGGGCGCCTATGGCGTCGGCGACCTCCTCGCCAATCTCTATGTCGGCAGCGTGCGCTTCCGGCGGCCGCTGCAGGTGATGTATGTCGGCTACATCGCCATGGGCGGCGGCTTCGTGCTGATGGCGCTGGCGACCTGGGCGATCCAGCCCGACTGGCTCCTGCCGGCGATGATGCTGACGGCGCTGATCGCCGGCATCGGCGGGCCGTTCTTCTTCATCCCGATGATCACGCGGCTGCAGACCGTGTTCCGCGGCGCCGACATCGCGCGCGTCTTTCGCATCCGCATGGCGCTGATGGCCGGCATGCAGCTGCTCGCCAGCCTCGGCGCCACGGTGCTGTTCGAGCGCCTGGGCGTCACCTCGACGGTGCTGGCCAGCGGCCTGTTCATCCTCGCCGTCGGCCTCGCCGGCAGCTTCTACTTCGGCCGCATGTTCGTGCCGCCGCAGGACTCGTCCACCGGCGATTGA
- a CDS encoding GNAT family N-acetyltransferase: protein METLSIVLRDFTPEDRPFLLSAIAQLNDHERALHDTRLPGAEIAEAYFNKIHGKIATDHGCIVVAFNGDERVGYMACRIETDDAPAETADSNVFGYISDVFVVAGMRGRNIAALLVAEAERRVRPHGVTRLRLGSLASNEQAIRAYRKAGFSDYEVVLEKRL from the coding sequence GTGGAAACGCTGAGCATCGTCCTGCGCGACTTCACGCCCGAAGACCGTCCGTTCCTGCTGAGCGCCATCGCCCAGCTCAACGACCACGAACGCGCCCTGCACGACACCCGCCTGCCGGGCGCGGAGATCGCCGAAGCCTACTTCAACAAGATCCACGGCAAGATCGCGACCGATCACGGCTGCATCGTCGTCGCCTTCAACGGCGACGAGCGCGTCGGCTACATGGCCTGCCGCATCGAGACCGACGACGCGCCGGCGGAAACCGCCGATTCCAACGTCTTCGGCTACATCTCCGACGTCTTTGTCGTGGCCGGGATGCGCGGCCGCAACATCGCCGCGCTGCTGGTCGCCGAGGCCGAGCGTCGCGTGCGGCCGCACGGCGTGACGCGCCTGCGCCTGGGATCGCTCGCCAGCAACGAGCAGGCCATCCGCGCCTACCGCAAGGCCGGATTCAGCGACTACGAGGTCGTGCTCGAGAAGCGGCTGTGA
- a CDS encoding beta-lactamase family protein — MSALKETIGEHGVVEGTVASGFDAVAQAFIRNFREHGEVGASLCLTVGGETKVDLWGGLADPKARTPWTRDTVSVVFSCTKGATALCAHVLASRGQLDIDAPVKETWEAFAAQGKERVTTRMMLDHSSAVPALRDPVDKDLSYDWHYMTSRLAAEAPFWEPGTRNGYHGFTFGWTVGEMVRRVSQKSLGTFFQDEIAKPLGIDFWIGLPEAIEPRVAPIIPFVYAAKDARTPFMIALAKEPQSIPALFYFNTGKWRTGGANTREGRAAEIGAANGVTNARGLAGMYAPLANGGGSLVDPATLARMGEVSMATHDDATLRIPTRFALGFMKSMDNRRRSLAPSIWGEDCDSVIMGPTAFGHVGAGGSLGFADPANGLSFGYSMNRMGPGLLLNERGQSLVDATYRALGFTSKDAGVWKR; from the coding sequence ATGAGCGCGCTGAAAGAGACGATCGGCGAGCATGGCGTCGTCGAGGGCACGGTGGCGTCGGGCTTCGACGCCGTGGCGCAAGCCTTCATCCGGAACTTCCGCGAGCACGGCGAGGTCGGCGCCTCGCTCTGCCTCACCGTGGGCGGCGAGACCAAGGTCGATCTGTGGGGCGGGCTGGCCGATCCCAAGGCGCGCACGCCGTGGACGCGCGACACGGTGAGCGTCGTCTTCTCCTGCACCAAGGGCGCCACGGCGCTGTGCGCCCATGTGCTCGCCAGCCGCGGCCAGCTCGATATCGACGCGCCGGTGAAGGAGACATGGGAGGCCTTCGCCGCCCAGGGCAAGGAGCGCGTCACCACGCGCATGATGCTCGACCATTCCTCGGCCGTGCCGGCGCTGCGCGATCCGGTCGACAAGGACCTGTCCTACGACTGGCACTACATGACCAGCCGGCTGGCGGCCGAGGCGCCGTTCTGGGAGCCGGGCACGCGCAACGGCTATCACGGCTTCACCTTCGGCTGGACGGTGGGCGAGATGGTGCGCCGCGTGTCGCAGAAATCGCTCGGCACGTTCTTCCAGGACGAGATCGCCAAACCGCTGGGCATCGATTTCTGGATCGGCCTGCCTGAGGCGATCGAGCCGCGCGTCGCGCCGATCATCCCCTTTGTCTATGCCGCCAAGGACGCGCGCACGCCGTTCATGATCGCGCTGGCCAAGGAGCCGCAGTCGATCCCGGCGCTGTTCTACTTCAACACCGGCAAGTGGCGCACCGGCGGCGCCAACACGCGCGAGGGCCGCGCCGCCGAGATCGGTGCAGCCAATGGCGTGACCAACGCGCGCGGGCTGGCCGGCATGTACGCGCCGCTGGCCAATGGCGGCGGGTCGCTGGTCGACCCGGCGACCCTGGCGCGCATGGGCGAGGTGTCGATGGCGACGCACGACGATGCGACATTGCGCATCCCGACCCGCTTCGCGCTGGGCTTCATGAAGTCGATGGACAACCGCAGGCGCAGCCTGGCGCCCTCGATCTGGGGCGAGGACTGCGACAGCGTGATCATGGGGCCGACGGCGTTCGGCCATGTCGGCGCCGGCGGCTCGCTGGGCTTCGCCGATCCGGCCAATGGCCTGAGCTTCGGCTACAGCATGAACCGCATGGGTCCCGGCCTGCTGCTCAACGAGCGTGGCCAGTCGCTGGTCGACGCGACCTATCGCGCGCTCGGTTTCACCTCGAAGGATGCCGGGGTGTGGAAACGCTGA
- a CDS encoding dienelactone hydrolase family protein — protein MFELEGPVHAPAGGGQPRKLAILLHGYGADGNDLIGLAEPLAPLMPDVVFHAPNAPYPCDGNPFGYQWFGISRLDPHLMLAGVRGSAPFVEAFLDAKLAEYDLSEADTAFIGFSQGTMMSLHVGLRREKPLAGIVGFSGLLPGIETLPDEIRSKPPVLLIHGDADPMVPFEMMDRAETALRSLGVTVGSHVARGVGHSIDGQGLEQCARFLLRAFGVRAR, from the coding sequence ATGTTCGAGCTCGAAGGCCCGGTGCACGCGCCCGCCGGCGGCGGTCAGCCGAGGAAGCTGGCGATCCTGCTGCACGGCTACGGTGCCGACGGCAACGACCTGATCGGGCTGGCCGAGCCGCTGGCGCCGCTGATGCCAGACGTGGTCTTTCATGCGCCCAACGCGCCCTATCCCTGCGACGGCAACCCGTTCGGCTATCAGTGGTTCGGCATCTCGCGGCTGGATCCGCACCTGATGCTGGCCGGCGTGCGCGGCTCGGCGCCCTTCGTCGAGGCGTTCCTCGACGCCAAGCTGGCCGAGTACGATCTGAGCGAGGCCGACACCGCCTTCATCGGCTTCTCGCAGGGCACGATGATGTCGCTGCATGTCGGCCTGCGCCGCGAGAAGCCCCTCGCCGGCATCGTCGGCTTCTCCGGCCTGCTGCCGGGCATCGAGACCCTGCCGGACGAGATCCGCTCGAAGCCGCCGGTGCTGCTGATCCATGGCGACGCCGATCCCATGGTGCCGTTCGAGATGATGGATCGCGCCGAGACGGCGTTGCGGTCGCTGGGCGTGACGGTCGGCAGCCACGTCGCCCGGGGCGTCGGCCATTCGATCGACGGCCAGGGCCTGGAGCAATGCGCGCGCTTCCTGCTGCGCGCCTTCGGAGTGAGGGCCAGATGA
- a CDS encoding DNA-3-methyladenine glycosylase 2 family protein, giving the protein MSIPFRLTEEHVLEGMTALGAIDPRFAAGLATYGQPPLRSAEEGYAALLRAIVGQQVSVYAARSIWDRVAALVVPMTPQRLLEFSDAELRACGLSNNKVKFARSLALDTAEKRIVFEHLPELDDDAVIAMLTQAKGIGRWTAEIYMMFALGRPDVMPANDLGIIVAAQHFFGLRRRPDPKRLLTMAEAWRPWRTVASLFLWHYRHNMPDFSDSPAAIARRAAERLAKEERKAKRAAAPKKPAAKKKTKKPAAKKKAAAKKKPAPRRRS; this is encoded by the coding sequence ATGTCGATTCCCTTTCGCCTCACCGAGGAGCATGTGCTGGAGGGCATGACGGCGCTGGGCGCAATCGATCCGCGCTTCGCCGCCGGGCTCGCAACCTACGGCCAGCCGCCCCTGCGCAGCGCCGAGGAAGGCTACGCCGCGCTCCTGCGCGCCATCGTCGGCCAGCAGGTCTCGGTCTACGCCGCGCGCAGCATCTGGGATCGCGTGGCCGCCCTGGTCGTGCCGATGACGCCGCAGCGCCTGCTGGAGTTCAGCGACGCCGAGCTGCGCGCCTGCGGGCTTTCCAACAACAAGGTGAAGTTCGCGCGTTCGCTGGCGCTGGACACGGCTGAGAAGCGCATCGTCTTCGAGCATCTGCCGGAGCTCGACGACGATGCGGTGATCGCCATGCTGACCCAGGCCAAGGGCATCGGCCGCTGGACCGCCGAGATCTACATGATGTTCGCGCTCGGCCGGCCCGACGTGATGCCGGCCAACGATCTGGGCATCATCGTCGCCGCGCAGCATTTCTTCGGCCTGCGCCGGCGGCCCGATCCCAAGCGGCTCCTGACGATGGCCGAGGCCTGGCGGCCGTGGCGCACGGTGGCCTCGCTGTTCCTCTGGCACTATCGCCACAACATGCCGGATTTCAGCGACAGCCCCGCCGCCATCGCGCGCCGCGCCGCCGAGCGCCTGGCGAAGGAAGAGCGCAAGGCCAAACGCGCCGCCGCACCGAAGAAACCGGCTGCGAAGAAGAAGACGAAGAAGCCCGCCGCGAAAAAGAAGGCGGCGGCGAAGAAGAAGCCCGCACCGCGCCGGAGGTCCTGA
- the gluQRS gene encoding tRNA glutamyl-Q(34) synthetase GluQRS, whose protein sequence is MTPVVTRFAPSPTGYLHLGHAFSALTAWHAARDIGGHFLLRIEDIDIRRCKAEFSEAILVDLAWLGLDWDGAVRRQSEHFGDYGEALDRLSGMGLVYPCFCTRADIAAATSAPHGPDGPLYPGTCRHRPAGERRRLMQAGTEFALRLDAAKAAETAGAYAFHDALHGDVTGEPLLLGDVVIARKDTPTSYHLAVTVDDHLQEVTLVTRGEDLYSATHVHVLLQRLLGYATPRYAHHRLLTDAEGRRFAKRDRALTLRSMREAGLSPDDVRAQAGFD, encoded by the coding sequence ATGACCCCTGTGGTTACCCGCTTTGCGCCCAGCCCGACCGGATACCTGCATCTGGGCCACGCGTTTTCCGCGCTCACCGCCTGGCATGCCGCGCGCGACATCGGCGGCCACTTCCTGCTGCGCATCGAGGACATCGACATCCGCCGCTGCAAGGCGGAATTCAGCGAGGCCATCCTGGTCGATCTCGCCTGGCTCGGGCTGGACTGGGACGGCGCGGTGCGTCGCCAGTCCGAGCACTTCGGCGATTACGGCGAAGCGCTCGACCGGCTGTCGGGCATGGGGCTGGTCTATCCCTGCTTCTGCACCCGCGCCGACATCGCCGCCGCCACCAGCGCGCCGCATGGTCCCGACGGCCCGCTCTATCCCGGCACCTGCCGCCATCGTCCGGCCGGCGAACGCCGTCGCCTGATGCAGGCGGGCACCGAGTTCGCGCTGCGCCTCGACGCGGCGAAGGCGGCAGAGACGGCCGGAGCCTACGCCTTCCACGACGCGCTGCACGGCGACGTCACGGGCGAGCCGCTGCTGCTGGGCGACGTGGTGATCGCGCGCAAGGACACGCCGACGAGCTATCACCTCGCCGTCACGGTCGACGACCATCTGCAGGAGGTCACCCTGGTGACGCGCGGCGAGGATCTCTATTCCGCCACGCATGTCCATGTCCTGCTGCAGCGCCTGCTGGGCTACGCCACGCCGCGCTACGCCCATCACCGGCTGCTGACCGACGCCGAGGGCCGCCGTTTCGCCAAGCGCGACAGGGCGCTCACGCTGCGATCGATGCGCGAGGCCGGCCTCTCGCCCGACGACGTGCGAGCACAGGCGGGATTCGATTGA
- a CDS encoding CoA transferase: protein MPDTRSRRSGPLARFKVLDLTRARAGPTAARQLADWGADVIKIEDAGTVEILGGGRHGSDFQNLQRNRRSITLNLKTAEGRAVLHRLVKVSDVVVENYRPDVKQRLGLDYETLRAINKRIVLGSISGFGQSGPYANRPGYDQIAQGMSGLMSVTGLPGQGPVRAGIAVADSSAGIYLSFGILAALLERETSGEGQWVHTSLLQALLALCDFQAARWTMDRKVAPQAGNDHPTGIPTGVFVTSDGHINIATSPGAIWERFCAIMGREDWMTDPRFRTPPDRSKNRVEMNAEINAITRTNTSQHWVDALNRGGVPCGHIYSMDQVFADEQVIHNRMEVPVQHPKLGEIHLVNQPIGMSRTALDTHHGAPEAGEHTEEILAELGYDTAAIADLRARKAV from the coding sequence ATGCCCGATACGCGTAGCCGCCGCAGCGGACCCCTGGCCCGCTTCAAGGTGCTCGACCTCACCCGCGCCCGCGCCGGACCCACCGCGGCGCGCCAGCTCGCCGACTGGGGCGCCGACGTCATCAAGATCGAGGATGCCGGCACGGTCGAGATCCTGGGCGGCGGCCGCCACGGCAGCGACTTCCAGAACCTGCAGCGCAACCGGCGCTCGATCACGCTGAACCTCAAGACCGCGGAAGGCCGCGCCGTCCTGCACAGGCTGGTGAAGGTCTCCGACGTCGTGGTCGAGAACTACCGGCCGGACGTGAAGCAGCGGCTGGGGCTCGACTACGAGACCCTGCGCGCCATCAACAAGCGTATCGTGCTGGGCTCCATCTCCGGCTTCGGCCAGAGCGGGCCCTACGCCAACCGACCGGGCTACGACCAGATCGCCCAGGGAATGAGCGGCCTGATGTCGGTCACCGGCCTGCCCGGCCAGGGACCGGTGCGCGCCGGCATCGCCGTGGCCGATTCCAGCGCCGGCATCTACCTCTCCTTCGGCATCCTCGCCGCCCTGCTCGAGCGCGAGACCTCGGGCGAGGGCCAGTGGGTGCACACCTCGCTGCTGCAGGCGCTGCTGGCGCTGTGCGATTTCCAGGCGGCGCGCTGGACCATGGACCGCAAGGTGGCGCCGCAGGCCGGCAACGACCATCCCACGGGCATCCCGACGGGCGTGTTCGTGACCAGCGACGGCCACATCAACATCGCCACCTCGCCCGGCGCGATCTGGGAGCGCTTCTGCGCCATCATGGGGCGCGAGGACTGGATGACCGATCCGCGCTTCAGGACGCCACCGGATCGCTCTAAAAACCGCGTCGAGATGAACGCTGAGATCAACGCGATCACCAGGACCAACACCAGCCAGCACTGGGTCGATGCGCTCAACAGGGGCGGCGTGCCCTGCGGCCACATCTACTCGATGGACCAGGTCTTCGCCGACGAGCAGGTGATCCACAACAGGATGGAAGTGCCGGTCCAGCATCCGAAGCTGGGCGAGATCCATCTGGTGAACCAGCCGATCGGCATGAGCCGCACGGCGCTCGACACCCATCACGGCGCGCCTGAGGCCGGCGAGCACACCGAGGAGATCCTCGCCGAGCTGGGCTACGACACCGCCGCCATCGCCGACCTGCGCGCGCGCAAGGCGGTGTAG
- a CDS encoding HIT family protein: MSHPTDPNCIFCKIVAGTIPCFRLHEDDSTIAFMDINPANEGHALSVAKGHWPTVHDIPAEVLGAVAGTAQRVARAVNRTLSPDGINLIQANGPGAAQSVPHLHIHILPRWKDDGLSINWHPRPGDMAKIKALHERLLANMG; encoded by the coding sequence ATGTCGCATCCGACGGATCCGAATTGCATCTTCTGCAAGATCGTCGCCGGCACGATCCCGTGCTTCCGCCTGCACGAGGACGACAGCACCATCGCCTTCATGGACATCAACCCGGCCAACGAAGGCCATGCGCTGTCGGTCGCCAAGGGCCACTGGCCGACGGTGCACGACATCCCCGCCGAGGTGCTGGGCGCCGTCGCCGGCACCGCGCAGCGCGTGGCGAGGGCGGTGAACCGGACGCTGTCGCCCGATGGCATCAACCTGATCCAGGCCAACGGCCCGGGCGCGGCGCAGAGCGTGCCGCACCTGCACATCCACATCCTGCCGCGCTGGAAGGACGACGGCCTGTCGATCAACTGGCACCCCAGGCCCGGCGACATGGCGAAGATCAAGGCGCTGCACGAGCGCCTCCTGGCGAATATGGGTTAG
- a CDS encoding DUF1028 domain-containing protein, with the protein MTWSIVARDPGSGAFGVCVATKSFCVGSRVPHLESGVGAIATQANTNAMYGTRGLRLLRQGVGAADAVRLLTAADDGRDHRQLHIQDARGGIAAHTGASCVEWCGHLVRDTFSVAGNMLAGPQVIEETARFYEANPLLSFPRRLIEALRAGEAVGGDKRGKQSAALKIVSTEDYPDFDWRVDDHVEPLDELKRLEQVSRERFAYSRLFSPRRDNPVGLLDFDEIAHRVEAMKAADRQ; encoded by the coding sequence ATGACCTGGTCCATCGTCGCGCGCGATCCCGGCAGTGGCGCGTTCGGCGTCTGCGTCGCCACCAAGTCGTTCTGTGTCGGCTCGCGCGTGCCGCATTTGGAGAGTGGTGTCGGCGCCATCGCCACGCAGGCCAACACCAACGCGATGTACGGCACGCGCGGCCTGCGCCTGCTGCGCCAGGGCGTGGGCGCCGCGGACGCCGTGCGCCTGCTGACCGCCGCCGATGACGGCCGCGATCATCGCCAGCTGCACATCCAGGACGCGCGCGGCGGCATCGCCGCGCACACCGGCGCCAGCTGCGTGGAGTGGTGCGGCCATCTCGTGCGCGACACCTTCTCGGTCGCCGGCAACATGCTGGCCGGCCCGCAGGTGATCGAAGAGACGGCGCGGTTCTACGAAGCCAATCCGCTTCTGTCCTTCCCGCGACGGCTGATCGAGGCGCTGCGCGCCGGCGAGGCGGTGGGCGGCGACAAGCGCGGCAAGCAATCGGCGGCGCTGAAGATCGTCTCGACCGAGGACTATCCCGACTTCGACTGGCGCGTCGACGATCACGTCGAGCCGCTCGACGAGCTGAAGCGCCTCGAGCAGGTCAGCCGCGAACGCTTCGCCTACTCCCGCCTCTTCAGCCCGCGCCGCGACAACCCCGTCGGCCTGCTCGACTTCGACGAGATCGCGCACCGCGTCGAGGCGATGAAGGCGGCGGATCGGCAGTGA
- a CDS encoding folate-binding protein YgfZ yields MTALVFSSLGHRGVIAVTGDDRRDFLQGLVSNDVSRVAPDRAIHAALLTPQGRFLFDMFIVEHNGALMLEVERDRAADLAKKLTLYRLRSKVTIENRGTGWEVVAVTGEGAAAALGLRDQPGAAIAIDDAVAYVDPRLPGLGVRVIAPDGHIATMLPPRGFAPAPFETWDHVRLTLGVPDGSRDLPVEKALLLESGFDELHGVDWKKGCYMGQELTARTKYRGLVKKRLLPVAVDGPMPAPGTPVTINGQEAGEMRSGLGTQGLALLRLEALDKARESGARLTAGDATLKPLMPEWISLPPAA; encoded by the coding sequence ATGACGGCGCTCGTATTCTCGTCGCTCGGTCACCGCGGCGTGATCGCGGTGACCGGCGACGACCGCCGCGACTTCCTGCAGGGACTGGTGTCGAACGACGTCAGCCGCGTCGCGCCCGACCGCGCGATCCACGCCGCGCTTCTGACGCCGCAGGGCCGCTTCCTGTTCGACATGTTCATCGTCGAGCACAATGGCGCGCTGATGCTCGAGGTCGAGCGCGACCGCGCCGCCGACCTTGCGAAGAAGCTCACGCTCTACAGGCTGCGCTCGAAGGTGACGATCGAGAACCGCGGCACCGGCTGGGAGGTCGTCGCGGTGACCGGTGAAGGCGCCGCCGCGGCGCTGGGCCTGCGCGATCAGCCGGGCGCCGCCATCGCCATCGACGATGCCGTCGCCTATGTCGATCCGCGGCTGCCCGGCCTGGGCGTGCGCGTGATCGCGCCCGACGGCCATATCGCCACCATGCTGCCGCCCCGCGGCTTCGCGCCCGCGCCGTTCGAGACCTGGGACCATGTCCGTCTGACACTGGGCGTTCCCGACGGCAGCCGCGACCTGCCGGTCGAGAAGGCGCTGCTGCTCGAGAGCGGCTTCGACGAGCTGCACGGCGTCGACTGGAAGAAGGGCTGCTACATGGGCCAGGAGCTCACCGCCCGCACCAAGTATCGCGGGCTGGTGAAGAAGCGCCTGCTGCCGGTCGCGGTCGATGGCCCGATGCCGGCGCCCGGCACGCCGGTGACGATCAACGGCCAGGAGGCCGGCGAGATGCGCTCGGGCCTGGGCACGCAGGGTCTGGCACTGCTGCGGCTGGAAGCCCTCGACAAGGCGCGCGAGTCGGGCGCCCGGCTCACGGCCGGCGACGCGACCCTGAAGCCACTGATGCCGGAATGGATCAGCCTGCCGCCCGCGGCGTGA